The proteins below are encoded in one region of Odocoileus virginianus isolate 20LAN1187 ecotype Illinois chromosome 18, Ovbor_1.2, whole genome shotgun sequence:
- the NPR2 gene encoding atrial natriuretic peptide receptor 2 isoform X2 produces MALPSLLLVVAALAGGVRPPGARNLTLAVVLPEHNLSYAWAWPRVGPAVALAVEALGRALPVDLRFVSSELDGACSEYLAPLRAVDLKLYHDPDLLLGPGCVYPAASVARFASHWRLPLLTAGAVASGFSAKSEHYRTLVRTGPSAPKLGEFVVMLHGHFNWTARAALLYLDARTDDRPHYFTIEGVFEALQGINLSVQHQVYAREPGGPEQATHFIRANGRIVYICGPLEMLHEILLQAQRENLTNGDYVFFYLDVFGESLRAGPTRSMGRPWQDNRTREQAQALREAFQTVLVITYREPPNPEYQEFQNRLLIRARKDFGVELAPSLMNLIAGCFYDGILLYAEVLNETIREGGAREDGLRIVEKMQGRRYRGVTGLVVMDKNNDRETDFVLWAMGDLVSGDFQPAAHYSGAEKQIWWTGRPIPWVKGAPPLDNPPCAFDLDDPSCDKTPLSTLAIVALGTGITFIMFGVSSFLIFRKLMLEKELASMLWRIRWEELQFGNSERCHKGAGSRLTLSLGNVVAIKHVNKKRIELTRQVLFELKHMRDVQFNHLTRFIGACIDPPNICIVTEYCPRGSLQDILENDSINLDWMFRYSLINDLVKGMAFLHNSIIASHGSLKSSNCVVDSRFVLKITDYGLASFRSTAEPDDSHALYAKKLWTAPELLSGNPLPTTGMQKADVYSFGIILQEIALRSGPFYLEGLDLSPKEIVQKVRNGQRPYFRPSIDRTQLNEELVLLMERCWAQDPAERPDFGQIKGFIRRFNKEGGTSILDNLLLRMEQYANNLEKLVEERTQAYLEEKRKAEALLYQILPHSVAEQLKRGETVQAEAFDSVTIYFSDIVGFTALSAESTPMQVVTLLNDLYTCFDAIIDNFDVYKVETIGDAYMVVSGLPGRNGQRHAPEIARMALALLDAVSSFRIRHRPHDQLRLRIGVHTGPVCAGVVGLKMPRYCLFGDTVNTASRMESNGQALKIHVSSTTKDALDELGCFQLELRGDVEMKGKGKMRTYWLLGERKGPAGLL; encoded by the exons ATGGCCCTGCCATCTCTCCTGCTGGTCGTGGCAGCCCTGGCAGGTGGGGTGCGCCCTCCCGGGGCGCGCAACCTGACGCTGGCGGTGGTGCTGCCCGAGCACAACCTGAGCTATGCCTGGGCCTGGCCGCGGGTGGGTCCCGCTGTGGCCCTTGCCGTGGAGGCGCTGGGCCGGGCGCTGCCCGTGGACCTCCGCTTCGTCAGCTCGGAGCTGGACGGCGCCTGCTCTGAGTACCTGGCCCCTCTGCGCGCTGTGGATCTCAAGTTGTACCATGACCCCGACCTTCTGTTGGGCCCGGGTTGCGTGTACCCCGCCGCCTCTGTGGCTCGCTTTGCCTCACACTGGCGCCTTCCCCTGCTGACCGCGGGTGCTGTGGCCTCTGGGTTTTCGGCTAAGAGTGAGCATTACCGAACCCTGGTGCGCACTGGCCCCTCTGCTCCCAAACTGGGTGAGTTTGTAGTGATGCTCCACGGGCACTTCAATTGGACTGCCCGTGCTGCCTTGCTGTATCTGGATGCTCGCACAGATGACCGGCCTCACTACTTCACCATCGAGGGCGTCTTTGAGGCCCTGCAGGGCATCAACCTCAGTGTACAGCACCAGGTGTATGCCCGTGAGCCGGGGGGCCCTGAGCAGGCCACCCACTTCATCCGGGCCAACGGGCGCA TTGTGTACATCTGTGGCCCTCTGGAGATGCTGCATGAGATCCTGCTGCAGGCGCAGAGGGAGAACCTGACCAACGGGGATTACGTCTTCTTTTACCTGGATGTCTTTGGGGAGAGTCTCCGCGCGGGCCCCACACGCTCCATGGGCCGGCCCTGGCAGGATAATCGCACCCGGGAACAGGCCCAGGCCCTCAGGGAAGCATTTCAG ACGGTATTGGTCATCACATACCGAGAACCCCCGAATCCTGAGTACCAGGAATTCCAGAATCGTCTTCTGATAAGAGCGCGGAAGGATTTTGGTGTGGAGCTGGCCCCTTCCTTG ATGAACCTCATTGCTGGCTGCTTCTACGATGGGATCCTTCTGTATGCCGAAGTCCTGAATGAGACCATACGGGAGGGAGGCGCCCGGGAAGATGGACTCCGAATTGTCGAGAAGATGCAAGGACGAAGATACCGTG GTGTAACTGGACTGGTCGTTATGGACAAGAACAACGACCGGGAGACCGATTTTGTCCTGTGGGCcatgggagacctggtttccgGGGACTTTCAG CCTGCAGCCCACTACTCGGGAGCCGAGAAGCAGATTTGGTGGACAGGACGGCCCATCCCCTGGGTGAAGGGGGCCCCCCCCTTGGACAATCCCCCCTGTGCCTTTGACCTGGACGACCCGTCCTGTGATAAAA CTCCACTTTCAACTCTGGCAATTGTGGCGCTGGGCACAGGAATCACCTTCATCATGTTTGGTGTCTCCAGCTTCCTCATCTTCCG AAaactgatgctggagaaggagCTGGCCAGCATGTTGTGGCGCATCCGCTGGGAAGAGCTGCAGTTCGGCAACTCAGAGCGATGTCACAAAGGTGCAGGCAGCCGCCTCACGCTGTCGCTG GGAAATGTTGTGGCCATCAAACATGTGAATAAGAAGCGCATTGAGCTGACCCGGCAGGTGCTGTTTGAACTCAAACAT ATGAGAGATGTTCAGTTTAACCATCTCACTCGCTTCATTGGCGCCTGCATAGACCCTCCCAACATCTGCATTGTCACCGAGTATTGTCCTCGTGGGAGTTTACAG GATATTCTGGAAAATGACAGCATCAACCTGGACTGGATGTTTCGTTATTCACTCATTAATGACCTTGTTAAG GGCATGGCCTTTCTCCATAACAGCATTATTGCATCCCATGGGAGTCTCAAGTCTTCCAACTGTGTGGTGGATAGTCGTTTCGTGCTCAAAATCACAGACTATGGCCTGGCCAGCTTCCGATCAACTGCTGAACCTGATGACAGCCATGCCCTCTATGCCA AGAAGCTGTGGACTGCCCCAGAACTGCTCAGTGGGAACCCCCTGCCGACCACAGGCATGCAGAAGGCTGATGTCTATAGCTTTGGGATCATCTTACAGGAGATAGCACTTCGCAGTGGGCCTTTCTACTTGGAGGGCCTGGATCTCAGCCCCAAAG AGATTGTCCAGAAGGTCCGGAATGGTCAGCGGCCTTATTTCCGGCCAAGTATTGACCGGACCCAACTGAATGAAGAGCTAGTTTTGCTGATGGAGCGATGTTGGGCCCAGGACCCTGCTGAACGACCAGACTTTGGACAGATTAAGGGCTTCATTCGCCGCTTTAACAA GGAAGGTGGCACCAGCATATTGGACAACCTCCTGCTGCGCATGGAGCAGTATGCCAACAACCTGGAGAAGCTGGTGGAGGAGCGCACACAGGCCTACCTGGAAGAGAAACGCAAGGCTGAGGCTCTGCTCTACCAAATTCTACCCCA TTCAGTGGCAGAGCAGTTAAAACGGGGAGAGACTGTACAGGCTGAGGCCTTTGACAGCGTTACCATTTACTTCAGTGACATCGTTGGCTTCACAGCTTTGTCGGCAGAGAGCACCCCCATGCAG GTGGTGACACTTCTTAACGATCTGTATACGTGTTTCGATGCCATAATTGACAACTTTGACGTCTACAAG GTAGAGACGATTGGAGATGCCTACATGGTGGTATCTGGTCTCCCAGGCAGAAATGGTCAGCGTCATGCCCCAGAAATTGCTCGTATGGCCCTGGCATTACTGGATGCAGTTTCTTCCTTCCGCATCCGCCACCGACCCCACGACCAACTGCGGCTGCGCATAGGGGTCCATACAG GGCCCGTCTGTGCTGGGGTCGTCGGCCTGAAGATGCCCCGCTATTGTCTCTTCGGAGACACAGTGAACACTGCTTCCCGAATGGAGTCTAACGGTCAAG CCCTGAAGATTCATGTCTCCTCTACCACCAAGGATGCCCTGGATGAGCTCGGATGCTTCCAGCTAGAGCTTCGAGGGGATGTGGAGATGAAG ggaaaaggaaagatgcgAACTTACTGGCTCCTAGGAGAGCGGAAAGGACCTGCTGGGCTCCTATAA
- the NPR2 gene encoding atrial natriuretic peptide receptor 2 isoform X1 — protein sequence MALPSLLLVVAALAGGVRPPGARNLTLAVVLPEHNLSYAWAWPRVGPAVALAVEALGRALPVDLRFVSSELDGACSEYLAPLRAVDLKLYHDPDLLLGPGCVYPAASVARFASHWRLPLLTAGAVASGFSAKSEHYRTLVRTGPSAPKLGEFVVMLHGHFNWTARAALLYLDARTDDRPHYFTIEGVFEALQGINLSVQHQVYAREPGGPEQATHFIRANGRIVYICGPLEMLHEILLQAQRENLTNGDYVFFYLDVFGESLRAGPTRSMGRPWQDNRTREQAQALREAFQTVLVITYREPPNPEYQEFQNRLLIRARKDFGVELAPSLMNLIAGCFYDGILLYAEVLNETIREGGAREDGLRIVEKMQGRRYRGVTGLVVMDKNNDRETDFVLWAMGDLVSGDFQPAAHYSGAEKQIWWTGRPIPWVKGAPPLDNPPCAFDLDDPSCDKTPLSTLAIVALGTGITFIMFGVSSFLIFRKLMLEKELASMLWRIRWEELQFGNSERCHKGAGSRLTLSLRGSSYGSLMTAHGKYQIFANTGHFKGNVVAIKHVNKKRIELTRQVLFELKHMRDVQFNHLTRFIGACIDPPNICIVTEYCPRGSLQDILENDSINLDWMFRYSLINDLVKGMAFLHNSIIASHGSLKSSNCVVDSRFVLKITDYGLASFRSTAEPDDSHALYAKKLWTAPELLSGNPLPTTGMQKADVYSFGIILQEIALRSGPFYLEGLDLSPKEIVQKVRNGQRPYFRPSIDRTQLNEELVLLMERCWAQDPAERPDFGQIKGFIRRFNKEGGTSILDNLLLRMEQYANNLEKLVEERTQAYLEEKRKAEALLYQILPHSVAEQLKRGETVQAEAFDSVTIYFSDIVGFTALSAESTPMQVVTLLNDLYTCFDAIIDNFDVYKVETIGDAYMVVSGLPGRNGQRHAPEIARMALALLDAVSSFRIRHRPHDQLRLRIGVHTGPVCAGVVGLKMPRYCLFGDTVNTASRMESNGQALKIHVSSTTKDALDELGCFQLELRGDVEMKGKGKMRTYWLLGERKGPAGLL from the exons ATGGCCCTGCCATCTCTCCTGCTGGTCGTGGCAGCCCTGGCAGGTGGGGTGCGCCCTCCCGGGGCGCGCAACCTGACGCTGGCGGTGGTGCTGCCCGAGCACAACCTGAGCTATGCCTGGGCCTGGCCGCGGGTGGGTCCCGCTGTGGCCCTTGCCGTGGAGGCGCTGGGCCGGGCGCTGCCCGTGGACCTCCGCTTCGTCAGCTCGGAGCTGGACGGCGCCTGCTCTGAGTACCTGGCCCCTCTGCGCGCTGTGGATCTCAAGTTGTACCATGACCCCGACCTTCTGTTGGGCCCGGGTTGCGTGTACCCCGCCGCCTCTGTGGCTCGCTTTGCCTCACACTGGCGCCTTCCCCTGCTGACCGCGGGTGCTGTGGCCTCTGGGTTTTCGGCTAAGAGTGAGCATTACCGAACCCTGGTGCGCACTGGCCCCTCTGCTCCCAAACTGGGTGAGTTTGTAGTGATGCTCCACGGGCACTTCAATTGGACTGCCCGTGCTGCCTTGCTGTATCTGGATGCTCGCACAGATGACCGGCCTCACTACTTCACCATCGAGGGCGTCTTTGAGGCCCTGCAGGGCATCAACCTCAGTGTACAGCACCAGGTGTATGCCCGTGAGCCGGGGGGCCCTGAGCAGGCCACCCACTTCATCCGGGCCAACGGGCGCA TTGTGTACATCTGTGGCCCTCTGGAGATGCTGCATGAGATCCTGCTGCAGGCGCAGAGGGAGAACCTGACCAACGGGGATTACGTCTTCTTTTACCTGGATGTCTTTGGGGAGAGTCTCCGCGCGGGCCCCACACGCTCCATGGGCCGGCCCTGGCAGGATAATCGCACCCGGGAACAGGCCCAGGCCCTCAGGGAAGCATTTCAG ACGGTATTGGTCATCACATACCGAGAACCCCCGAATCCTGAGTACCAGGAATTCCAGAATCGTCTTCTGATAAGAGCGCGGAAGGATTTTGGTGTGGAGCTGGCCCCTTCCTTG ATGAACCTCATTGCTGGCTGCTTCTACGATGGGATCCTTCTGTATGCCGAAGTCCTGAATGAGACCATACGGGAGGGAGGCGCCCGGGAAGATGGACTCCGAATTGTCGAGAAGATGCAAGGACGAAGATACCGTG GTGTAACTGGACTGGTCGTTATGGACAAGAACAACGACCGGGAGACCGATTTTGTCCTGTGGGCcatgggagacctggtttccgGGGACTTTCAG CCTGCAGCCCACTACTCGGGAGCCGAGAAGCAGATTTGGTGGACAGGACGGCCCATCCCCTGGGTGAAGGGGGCCCCCCCCTTGGACAATCCCCCCTGTGCCTTTGACCTGGACGACCCGTCCTGTGATAAAA CTCCACTTTCAACTCTGGCAATTGTGGCGCTGGGCACAGGAATCACCTTCATCATGTTTGGTGTCTCCAGCTTCCTCATCTTCCG AAaactgatgctggagaaggagCTGGCCAGCATGTTGTGGCGCATCCGCTGGGAAGAGCTGCAGTTCGGCAACTCAGAGCGATGTCACAAAGGTGCAGGCAGCCGCCTCACGCTGTCGCTG CGGGGATCCAGTTACGGCTCGCTCATGACAGCCCATGGGAAATACCAGATCTTTGCCAACACCGGTCACTTCAAG GGAAATGTTGTGGCCATCAAACATGTGAATAAGAAGCGCATTGAGCTGACCCGGCAGGTGCTGTTTGAACTCAAACAT ATGAGAGATGTTCAGTTTAACCATCTCACTCGCTTCATTGGCGCCTGCATAGACCCTCCCAACATCTGCATTGTCACCGAGTATTGTCCTCGTGGGAGTTTACAG GATATTCTGGAAAATGACAGCATCAACCTGGACTGGATGTTTCGTTATTCACTCATTAATGACCTTGTTAAG GGCATGGCCTTTCTCCATAACAGCATTATTGCATCCCATGGGAGTCTCAAGTCTTCCAACTGTGTGGTGGATAGTCGTTTCGTGCTCAAAATCACAGACTATGGCCTGGCCAGCTTCCGATCAACTGCTGAACCTGATGACAGCCATGCCCTCTATGCCA AGAAGCTGTGGACTGCCCCAGAACTGCTCAGTGGGAACCCCCTGCCGACCACAGGCATGCAGAAGGCTGATGTCTATAGCTTTGGGATCATCTTACAGGAGATAGCACTTCGCAGTGGGCCTTTCTACTTGGAGGGCCTGGATCTCAGCCCCAAAG AGATTGTCCAGAAGGTCCGGAATGGTCAGCGGCCTTATTTCCGGCCAAGTATTGACCGGACCCAACTGAATGAAGAGCTAGTTTTGCTGATGGAGCGATGTTGGGCCCAGGACCCTGCTGAACGACCAGACTTTGGACAGATTAAGGGCTTCATTCGCCGCTTTAACAA GGAAGGTGGCACCAGCATATTGGACAACCTCCTGCTGCGCATGGAGCAGTATGCCAACAACCTGGAGAAGCTGGTGGAGGAGCGCACACAGGCCTACCTGGAAGAGAAACGCAAGGCTGAGGCTCTGCTCTACCAAATTCTACCCCA TTCAGTGGCAGAGCAGTTAAAACGGGGAGAGACTGTACAGGCTGAGGCCTTTGACAGCGTTACCATTTACTTCAGTGACATCGTTGGCTTCACAGCTTTGTCGGCAGAGAGCACCCCCATGCAG GTGGTGACACTTCTTAACGATCTGTATACGTGTTTCGATGCCATAATTGACAACTTTGACGTCTACAAG GTAGAGACGATTGGAGATGCCTACATGGTGGTATCTGGTCTCCCAGGCAGAAATGGTCAGCGTCATGCCCCAGAAATTGCTCGTATGGCCCTGGCATTACTGGATGCAGTTTCTTCCTTCCGCATCCGCCACCGACCCCACGACCAACTGCGGCTGCGCATAGGGGTCCATACAG GGCCCGTCTGTGCTGGGGTCGTCGGCCTGAAGATGCCCCGCTATTGTCTCTTCGGAGACACAGTGAACACTGCTTCCCGAATGGAGTCTAACGGTCAAG CCCTGAAGATTCATGTCTCCTCTACCACCAAGGATGCCCTGGATGAGCTCGGATGCTTCCAGCTAGAGCTTCGAGGGGATGTGGAGATGAAG ggaaaaggaaagatgcgAACTTACTGGCTCCTAGGAGAGCGGAAAGGACCTGCTGGGCTCCTATAA
- the NPR2 gene encoding atrial natriuretic peptide receptor 2 isoform X3: MALPSLLLVVAALAGGVRPPGARNLTLAVVLPEHNLSYAWAWPRVGPAVALAVEALGRALPVDLRFVSSELDGACSEYLAPLRAVDLKLYHDPDLLLGPGCVYPAASVARFASHWRLPLLTAGAVASGFSAKSEHYRTLVRTGPSAPKLGEFVVMLHGHFNWTARAALLYLDARTDDRPHYFTIEGVFEALQGINLSVQHQVYAREPGGPEQATHFIRANGRIVYICGPLEMLHEILLQAQRENLTNGDYVFFYLDVFGESLRAGPTRSMGRPWQDNRTREQAQALREAFQTVLVITYREPPNPEYQEFQNRLLIRARKDFGVELAPSLMNLIAGCFYDGILLYAEVLNETIREGGAREDGLRIVEKMQGRRYRGVTGLVVMDKNNDRETDFVLWAMGDLVSGDFQPAAHYSGAEKQIWWTGRPIPWVKGAPPLDNPPCAFDLDDPSCDKTPLSTLAIVALGTGITFIMFGVSSFLIFRKLMLEKELASMLWRIRWEELQFGNSERCHKGAGSRLTLSLRGSSYGSLMTAHGKYQIFANTGHFKGNVVAIKHVNKKRIELTRQVLFELKHMRDVQFNHLTRFIGACIDPPNICIVTEYCPRGSLQDILENDSINLDWMFRYSLINDLVKGMAFLHNSIIASHGSLKSSNCVVDSRFVLKITDYGLASFRSTAEPDDSHALYAKKLWTAPELLSGNPLPTTGMQKADVYSFGIILQEIALRSGPFYLEGLDLSPKEIVQKVRNGQRPYFRPSIDRTQLNEELVLLMERCWAQDPAERPDFGQIKGFIRRFNKEGGTSILDNLLLRMEQYANNLEKLVEERTQAYLEEKRKAEALLYQILPHSVAEQLKRGETVQAEAFDSVTIYFSDIVGFTALSAESTPMQVVTLLNDLYTCFDAIIDNFDVYKVETIGDAYMVVSGLPGRNGQRHAPEIARMALALLDAVSSFRIRHRPHDQLRLRIGVHTDAPLLSLRRHSEHCFPNGV; this comes from the exons ATGGCCCTGCCATCTCTCCTGCTGGTCGTGGCAGCCCTGGCAGGTGGGGTGCGCCCTCCCGGGGCGCGCAACCTGACGCTGGCGGTGGTGCTGCCCGAGCACAACCTGAGCTATGCCTGGGCCTGGCCGCGGGTGGGTCCCGCTGTGGCCCTTGCCGTGGAGGCGCTGGGCCGGGCGCTGCCCGTGGACCTCCGCTTCGTCAGCTCGGAGCTGGACGGCGCCTGCTCTGAGTACCTGGCCCCTCTGCGCGCTGTGGATCTCAAGTTGTACCATGACCCCGACCTTCTGTTGGGCCCGGGTTGCGTGTACCCCGCCGCCTCTGTGGCTCGCTTTGCCTCACACTGGCGCCTTCCCCTGCTGACCGCGGGTGCTGTGGCCTCTGGGTTTTCGGCTAAGAGTGAGCATTACCGAACCCTGGTGCGCACTGGCCCCTCTGCTCCCAAACTGGGTGAGTTTGTAGTGATGCTCCACGGGCACTTCAATTGGACTGCCCGTGCTGCCTTGCTGTATCTGGATGCTCGCACAGATGACCGGCCTCACTACTTCACCATCGAGGGCGTCTTTGAGGCCCTGCAGGGCATCAACCTCAGTGTACAGCACCAGGTGTATGCCCGTGAGCCGGGGGGCCCTGAGCAGGCCACCCACTTCATCCGGGCCAACGGGCGCA TTGTGTACATCTGTGGCCCTCTGGAGATGCTGCATGAGATCCTGCTGCAGGCGCAGAGGGAGAACCTGACCAACGGGGATTACGTCTTCTTTTACCTGGATGTCTTTGGGGAGAGTCTCCGCGCGGGCCCCACACGCTCCATGGGCCGGCCCTGGCAGGATAATCGCACCCGGGAACAGGCCCAGGCCCTCAGGGAAGCATTTCAG ACGGTATTGGTCATCACATACCGAGAACCCCCGAATCCTGAGTACCAGGAATTCCAGAATCGTCTTCTGATAAGAGCGCGGAAGGATTTTGGTGTGGAGCTGGCCCCTTCCTTG ATGAACCTCATTGCTGGCTGCTTCTACGATGGGATCCTTCTGTATGCCGAAGTCCTGAATGAGACCATACGGGAGGGAGGCGCCCGGGAAGATGGACTCCGAATTGTCGAGAAGATGCAAGGACGAAGATACCGTG GTGTAACTGGACTGGTCGTTATGGACAAGAACAACGACCGGGAGACCGATTTTGTCCTGTGGGCcatgggagacctggtttccgGGGACTTTCAG CCTGCAGCCCACTACTCGGGAGCCGAGAAGCAGATTTGGTGGACAGGACGGCCCATCCCCTGGGTGAAGGGGGCCCCCCCCTTGGACAATCCCCCCTGTGCCTTTGACCTGGACGACCCGTCCTGTGATAAAA CTCCACTTTCAACTCTGGCAATTGTGGCGCTGGGCACAGGAATCACCTTCATCATGTTTGGTGTCTCCAGCTTCCTCATCTTCCG AAaactgatgctggagaaggagCTGGCCAGCATGTTGTGGCGCATCCGCTGGGAAGAGCTGCAGTTCGGCAACTCAGAGCGATGTCACAAAGGTGCAGGCAGCCGCCTCACGCTGTCGCTG CGGGGATCCAGTTACGGCTCGCTCATGACAGCCCATGGGAAATACCAGATCTTTGCCAACACCGGTCACTTCAAG GGAAATGTTGTGGCCATCAAACATGTGAATAAGAAGCGCATTGAGCTGACCCGGCAGGTGCTGTTTGAACTCAAACAT ATGAGAGATGTTCAGTTTAACCATCTCACTCGCTTCATTGGCGCCTGCATAGACCCTCCCAACATCTGCATTGTCACCGAGTATTGTCCTCGTGGGAGTTTACAG GATATTCTGGAAAATGACAGCATCAACCTGGACTGGATGTTTCGTTATTCACTCATTAATGACCTTGTTAAG GGCATGGCCTTTCTCCATAACAGCATTATTGCATCCCATGGGAGTCTCAAGTCTTCCAACTGTGTGGTGGATAGTCGTTTCGTGCTCAAAATCACAGACTATGGCCTGGCCAGCTTCCGATCAACTGCTGAACCTGATGACAGCCATGCCCTCTATGCCA AGAAGCTGTGGACTGCCCCAGAACTGCTCAGTGGGAACCCCCTGCCGACCACAGGCATGCAGAAGGCTGATGTCTATAGCTTTGGGATCATCTTACAGGAGATAGCACTTCGCAGTGGGCCTTTCTACTTGGAGGGCCTGGATCTCAGCCCCAAAG AGATTGTCCAGAAGGTCCGGAATGGTCAGCGGCCTTATTTCCGGCCAAGTATTGACCGGACCCAACTGAATGAAGAGCTAGTTTTGCTGATGGAGCGATGTTGGGCCCAGGACCCTGCTGAACGACCAGACTTTGGACAGATTAAGGGCTTCATTCGCCGCTTTAACAA GGAAGGTGGCACCAGCATATTGGACAACCTCCTGCTGCGCATGGAGCAGTATGCCAACAACCTGGAGAAGCTGGTGGAGGAGCGCACACAGGCCTACCTGGAAGAGAAACGCAAGGCTGAGGCTCTGCTCTACCAAATTCTACCCCA TTCAGTGGCAGAGCAGTTAAAACGGGGAGAGACTGTACAGGCTGAGGCCTTTGACAGCGTTACCATTTACTTCAGTGACATCGTTGGCTTCACAGCTTTGTCGGCAGAGAGCACCCCCATGCAG GTGGTGACACTTCTTAACGATCTGTATACGTGTTTCGATGCCATAATTGACAACTTTGACGTCTACAAG GTAGAGACGATTGGAGATGCCTACATGGTGGTATCTGGTCTCCCAGGCAGAAATGGTCAGCGTCATGCCCCAGAAATTGCTCGTATGGCCCTGGCATTACTGGATGCAGTTTCTTCCTTCCGCATCCGCCACCGACCCCACGACCAACTGCGGCTGCGCATAGGGGTCCATACAG ATGCCCCGCTATTGTCTCTTCGGAGACACAGTGAACACTGCTTCCCGAATGGAGTCTAA